A section of the Perognathus longimembris pacificus isolate PPM17 chromosome 7, ASM2315922v1, whole genome shotgun sequence genome encodes:
- the LOC125355602 gene encoding LOW QUALITY PROTEIN: 60S ribosomal protein L29-like (The sequence of the model RefSeq protein was modified relative to this genomic sequence to represent the inferred CDS: deleted 1 base in 1 codon) — MAKSKNHTTHNQSRKWHRNGIKKPRSQRYESLKGVDPKFLRNMRFAKKHNKKGFKKMQANNAKALSTRAEAIKTLAKPKVVSNKRKLPEQPTRKLQLLAFIAHPKLGKRIRAYMAKGRRLATPKAPWAQAKAKAQAKAQAAAAAAG, encoded by the exons ATGGCCAAGTCCAAGAACCACACCACGCACAACCAGTCCCGGAAATGGCACAGAAATGGCATCAAGAAACCCAGATCACAAAGATACGAATCTTTAAAGGGGGTAGACCCCAAGTTCCTGCGGAACATGCGTTTTGCCAAGAAGCACAACAAGAAGGGCTTTAAGAAGATGCAGGCGAACAACGCCAAGGCCCTGAGCACGCGGGCCGAGGCCATCAAGACGCTGGCGAAGCCCAAAGTCGTGAGCAACAAACGCAAACTGCCCGAGCAGCCCACCCGCAAGCTGCAGCTCCTCGCCTTCATCGCCCACCCCAAGCTCGGGAAGCGCATCCGTGCCTACATGGCCAAGGGCCGCAGGCTTGCCACGCCCAAGGCCCCG TGGGCccaggccaaggccaaggcccaaGCCAAGGCCCAGGCTGCAGCTGCAGCCGCTGGCTAG